The segment GCAGAATTTTGATCATGATGAGATTTTGACTTGGTTGGTGGCAGTCTTATGTGGTTTACATGGGAGGGCATTTTAAAGAAAGATTGACGCCTCATCTGGCTGCAGATTCTCATTACGAATTCCTGTCATCTGTTTTGGGAAGGTAATAGATTAAAACTTCGGTTTAAGATGTTCAATAGGGCCATATAAAATTGAATTATCCTCTGGATCCATTGTTTTACATGAGCTCATTATTTGATTCAAGTCTAACAACTCAATTTTTCAGTGTGAATATAAAcctaaataatattatataaatcaCAATAATTTGCACTAAATAAATATGAGCTTACTGAAACTATATAAATCTTACAAAACACAATCATTAACATAAATTTTCTTGATGTATCTTTGAATTTCTTCTGTTCTCTTGCCCAAATTATACTGTTCTATTGGTGTCCTCAGTCGTTTCTTCAATTATTTTTTATCCTTACAACAATCCTTTGTTGAATTCTACGCCTCTTCATTATAACTCATTTTAGCATTGTGAAAGGTTTAAAAACCTTCCAAAACCCCTACTTTACCCTTTTAAGAAAAAATGATAGTTGTTCTATTTTTCTCACAAGTCCTCTGTTTTCATAGATGACAGTTACTATATTTTTCTCACAAATCCTCTAATTTTTCAGCAAGGAAGCAGCCAAGGAGTCAATCTTCTATTCATACTATAAAACTCTCAATGGGTTTGCTGCTAAACTCCAGGAAGATCACGCTCTTGCTATTTCAAGTAATTTTTTACCACCATGAAAACTTTGTTTGTTTCTTCTCGTTATGTATTAAGCAAACCATATGTTTGTTTTAAGTATTCTAATAGAATAGTGCTGCTCCAGAACTTCCAGGAGTAATATCCGTGGTTCCTAACAGTCTGCGAAAATTGCAAACTACTCATTCATGGGGTTTCTTGGGCCTAGAAGATGCCAATCAGCAAATCCCTCCGCAATCACTctggaacaaaacaaaatttggacAGGATGTCATTATTGCTAATTTGGATTCAGGTAGAAGCTCATCAGAAGCCCTATAATTAGACTATATGCAGGGGGTTGTTTCATGATTATACTGCAATATAGCTGATCCTGATTGGCCTCCTGTCAGGTGTGTGGCCTGAATCTGAAAGCTTTAGCGACAAGGGTTTTGGCCCCATCCCTTCACGCTGGAAGGGAATCTGTCAAAATAGCTTTGGATTCACTTGCAACAGGTACTGATTTTAGTGATTTATACTCATCACAAAATCCAAACCAGTTTTGTAAGTTTCTAACACATTTTTGAGCAattcaaatatcaattttacagTATTTAGTATAAAAGATGTTTTACATTTAAATTCAAAGTTTTCGACAGATAACTGCGTGCAGGAAGTTCTAAATGTTAAGAAGAACCAGGGATCTTTAGTAACTAGATTAAGAGAATCAGGTTATAAGCCTTTAAATTATCTGTTAGGTCATTGCGCTTGTATATACGTTGGTCTTACTTTCGATTTAACCAAACCTCAAACTTTAAAGGGATTTCCAAGTAATAGAAGAAGAATGTCCCTTTATTAACTGGATTAGtagatgtagacgtataaaaatgaccatatagttttattcacccacttttcccacatacagtagAATCAAAATCTGCGTCTTAAAATTATTTGTTCTCCACCAGGAAGTTGATTGGAGCGAGATACTTTCACAAGGGATTCGAAGCTGAAAATGGGCCTCTTGACCTCTCTGAAGGAGGACAACAACTTTCGGCTCGAGACACGCATGGGCATGGATCTCATACTCTGTCCACAGCTGGTGGGAATTTCGTGGAAAAAGCAAATGTTTTTGGATATGGCCAAGGAATTGCAAAGGGAGGGGCTCCTGCTGCCAGAGTTGCAGCCTACAAGGTTTGTTGGCAGCGGAACAGTAGCAGCACAGATTCCAGATGCTATGATGCAGACATTCTTGCAGCATTTGATCAAGGGATATATGATGGAGTAGATGTATTCTCTATTTCTCTTGGAGGTGTACAGGGTGCATTACTAGCTCTTTCTGATGCTATTTCCATTGGATCACTCCATGCTGTCCAAAAAGGAAGGGTGGTGGTTTGTTCTGCAGGAAACAGTGGTCCAAGTCCAGGCACAGTGATGAACGTGGCTCCATGGGTTATAACTGTCGGAGCGAGTACTACAGATAGACAATTCACCTCAGTTTCTTTCTTGGGAAACAAGGAGAATTATACGGTGATCACTGAGAAACTTTTTTCATAAACATATCAGTTTCATGAGCTTATCTATTTTAAAAGTCCTTAAGGGTTTCATTTTTAAATCTATCACATAAGAAGGTTTAAATTGAAAGGCATTTAGTTGCAGAAGAACACAGATGCTCTGCAAAGAGCATTGATGTCTAGTTTTAAGCCCTTGGattgaatttttgaatgttttatgcttttgCCAGGGACAAAGCTTATCTCAGTTCCCCCTAGCAAAGAGACAAATGTACCCTCTGGTATCTTCAGTAGACGTTAGAAGTTCAGGTGTAAATGAATCTGCTGGGTATGCTACACAATTACTTATTATTTTGATTATTCATAAAAATGGGATGTCATTTAATCATCAGTTCAATATTAGCAGCAGTTGAAGACACCAAACTTCTAAATTCCATTGATGATGAGTTCAATCGAGTAATGTAAATAATGTTGTAGGGTGTCATGCTACCTTGGAGCTCTAGATCCTCAAAAAGTCAAAGGTAAGATTATTGCCTGCCAAATGGGTGGCAATAAAAATGTCGAGAAAGGTGAAGAAGTTCGCAGGGCAGGAGGGGTTGGCATGATTCTCTACAATGATCTTGGAGAAAGTGACAGCTTTCTCGCAAATGCTCATGTTATTCCTGCAACTGAATTGAAACAAGTTGATGGAATGAAAGTTCTTGATTACATCAATTCTACAAAGTAGGTTTCAAGGAGTTTATTTCAGTTTTACCACATTTCATTGTTAGGTTTTGAAAAACTTAGGGTCCTAATTCTATATGCTCGTGCAGATCCCCTGTTGCCTATATTTCTCCAGTAAAAACCACGTTCGATACCACGTTCGATTCAGAGCCAGCTCCAGTGATGGCAAGCTTCACCTCTCTAGGTCCAACTATTTCTATGCCAGGCTTACTCAAGGTCATAATCCAACCCTAAACTTTGATATTTTCCAATTTCCAACATGATTCTTTTATTAGTAATATGACAATAgagtttttttaaatttatttccattattGTCAATCTGATAATAGAAACCTTTTGATTTGTATGTTGGATGCAGCCTGATATTGCAGCCCCAGGGGTGAACATCCTTGCAGCATGGTCAGGAGAAGCATCCCCAACTAACTTTGCTTTTGATCATAGGAAGACTGACTTCAATATAATATCGGGAACATCTATGGCATGCCCTCATGTAGCTGGTATTGCAGCATTACTAAGGGCAGCATATCCTCATTGGAGCCCAGCAGCCATAAGTTCAGCCATTATGACTTCAGGTATATACTATACTATACTAGAACTTCATTGTTAATTTCACTCCCtctaaaatttattgaaattcacatcatttttcaattttttaatcatttttcatgGAAACTACTGATCAAGGTTTGTCCTAGTGTGAATGTTTTTTCTGTTTGTATTCTTTAGATCTGTATCATTGACCATGGGTGTATTCTTTTGAGGATCACAGCTACCATAATGGACAATACCAAGGGAGCTCAGAATTCATTGTGGAATCCAGGTCCTTTTGCCTTCGGTGCAGGTCATATTAACCCAAATAGAGCTGGAGATCCTGGCCTAATTTATGATATGTCAATGAATGACTATTTTACAGTCTTATGCAATTTAGGCTGGCATTCAGACATGTTGAAAAATTTAACAGGCACAGCATTCTCTTGCCCAGCAGATGATGCATTAGACAACCTCAATTATCCTTCTATTACTGCATTATCCGTAGATGGACCTCGGACTGTGAAGAGAACTGTGACATATGTTTCAGAAGGACCAGAGACTTTTAAAGTAGAGGTGGAATCTCCTCCTGAAGTGTCAATGACAGTGAAACCAGACAGCCTTAACTTCACTAAGACAGGGGAAAAGAAATCATTTGAGGTGGTGTTCCAACCCAAGCCTGGTTTTGATTCAACCTTTGGGTTTGGATCTCTGACATGGAAAAGTGCTAAGCATGTTGCGAGAAGTCCTATTGTCGTGTGTAGTGATATTTGTTTTTAAATCAACTAGTCCTTGAAGACGAAACTACCCCTAGAACTTTGTTTCAGGTGGTATTAATAACATTTTAAATAGTATTTTAATatatcatgcaatttttatttattataagaCATCAGTGTTAAAATTTTACTTCTTGTAGCCATGGAAGTCATTCTATGCCACAATTTTGCATGCTCATACTAATATGTTAAGCTCCCAAACAAGGTCATCCCTAGACCCACACCTATACCTTAAGGATTCATTCTAAATGGTCTTGCTTGTATATCCTTTTCCGAAAATTACAAGTTTTGTAGTTCATGTATCAATAATAGAGACACTTCATtatctcataacctcacttttacATCACAACATTACTTGAGCTTATGCTTCCAAATCAATTCATATGCGATAGTATGAACCCACACAAAACCACATGGGGACCTCTTACAAACACATGTTCACACAATGACTAGCTCAAGCACACACCACACATGCGCAATGTGGCTAGCTCACTCATACATCACATATACTTAGCAAGTGACTAATTCACACATACCTCATAGGAACACACAATAGCTAACTCATGATATATGACATGTACATAGTGTGACTAGCTCATATAAATGTCACAAATACACTTAATGATGAGCAACATGCATCACATATATACATTTTGACTAATTCACACATATACACAATGCGATTAACTTGTGCATGTATCATATATACATATTGTGGCTAGCTCAAACATGTCAGATAAACACAATGTGATTGGCTTATGCATACATCATAGGGACACATAATGAATAACTCATgcatgcatcacatatacataaTGTGACCAATTCATAAATACATAATGTGACTAATTCACATATACACAATGTGATTAACTTATGCATGCATCATATGTACAAAATGTGGTAGGCTTAGGCACATGTCATATGTACATAATTTGACTAGTTCATACATACAACACATATACACAACTTGAATAACTCAACAACCATACAAGTACACATAGTGACCAATAGGAAAATAGAAAGTGGTTACAACCTTACTTCAAGAGTCATCCCTTTTACCTAGTTCATTGATGCGTAAGTTGTTAAGTGCATCCCAACTAAAAGAAGGAATGTCAATGCATCCCGTATTATACTGTGGGTTCAATTCTTCTTCTCAAATCATGGCCTATTGTGATGACAAGCAATAATCTTATACTACATGTGATTGGCACCAACAAAGATGTAAGTCTAACAACACACAAGGTCATTAATATATATGTCCACATAGTGATTGACTCACACATACATAGTGACCAACTAACCATAGGAAGTGAATGTGATCCTAATGCATACCTCTTCCCCTTGTAAATAGATAAATTTAATTTAGCTAaaaatttgtctttgttttctaactaAGTGATTTCCACCATATTAATTTATGATTAATCTAGTTTCAAATGAAATATACTTTGCTACCAGTCATTTCAAAAAGAACAACACAACTCTAGAAACCACAAAAATACTTTGAGCttcataataaaataatttcaCTAAATTAGAGTATAAAAGAAACAAATAAAATGTTATTTTCTAAGATGTagaatataaattaataaaaaacaattttaGAATAAAACATAACATGGAAAATGGAATCTCGCACTAGAAGATGAAGAACATTGTCTAGAATGCCAATGTGTCatcataataaaataatttcaCTAAATTAGAGTATAAAAGAAACAAATAAAATGTTATTTTCTAAGATCTagaatataaattaataaaaaataattttagaataAAACATAACATGGAAAATGGAATCTGGCACTAGAAGATGAAGAACATTGTCTAGAATGCCAATGTGTCACACTATCATTCATACAACTCAAAATGCTAAGAAATCTTTAGAAAATACTTTGTTTCCATCCAATTATTCACCCAATTTGCACAACTAGAAATAAAAATATACCGACAATAATTCaaacaacaaaaagataaaaaaattgagAAATAATAAGATTACTAAGCAATAGATAGGGAAACACCTGAAAATGCTCCATATGGTTAAATAGTCCTAAAATACCTATAGTggcaagaaaaaataaaaatggtTGGAGTTATTTGGGAGCTTGCTAAAAGTGCTCAAGCTCTTATGTTGGTCTTTCAACTTTCACGGGTAGTCAATGATAAAGAGAGTAGAAATATAATGTGTGCTCTTATCTATCCTCTATGCATCTAGGAATTTAGAGTAGTGACAAATAATATATATGAGTATCAATCATAGTCTATAAGGAAGAATACCATTGTGTGTATTAATAAAATGGGTGGTGGTCTAGACCAAAAGATTGCCAAAAGATAATGGAATATGCAATATAGAATTTGCAACATTATCATTCAAATGTAATAAGAATAATATTACAAAACACTTGATGTAGGAGAGAAATGATGAGTTCCTTGGAGGATTTGATCAAGGTGCAAAGAAAATGATCCTTCATGAGCTTCAACAAACAATGTAGAATAGTAGTGTGTTCCAAACTAAAGTTGAGAAAGTGAGATTGTGCTGGCAAAAAGAGTTCTTAATCCTTGCAATGGAATTGTAGTATTgttttttcaagagagaaagattAGCTAAGAGATTCAAAAGTTGGTTTTCCAAAAGGATGTGAGGGAACTGTTGGGTTGAATTCATATAGAGAGGGCATTAATATTCCAAGCAATGTCATAGCAAGTAGAAAAAAACAACTAAGCAAGAAACcaatgattcaaattttgaaaacttttgggATGCTAGCCCATCATACTCACACCCTAGGAAAATTCTCTAAAATTTGGCACATGTCCCTAGAATAGAAGCgagaaaaaaatattgcatttcaaaaTCTTGGCAAACCTTGGTGAAGGGAAGATAGGCCACGATTTATACTAAAATAAACCTAAAACATGCTACTAAAATTGGCATCAAAACATGTTTGAAACACAATGTGAAATTTTGAGGATACTCAATTTTCTAGATTATATTTTGCCTTCACCTTAATATAAATGATTACACTAAGTGATAAGCTATGCAAAGTATATAAATGAAATGTTGAAAGCAAATATAATCAGGAAAAGGATACCCAAAAGGATATTTGTAGAGGATGTAGAGATTTTTCAGGTACAAAGATGATGCCCCTAGACCAAGAACTTGCAAAACAACAATGTTAGGTGTCACAATCTTCTAAAATCAAAATGTTAGAAAAATGTATAATCCTACAAGATAAAAGTTTATCAATCTAAAGCCAAAACAATAAAAGTGTGTcaatcttccccttcatttttgggaaattattaaTTTTTAGGCCATTGACAACACTATTAGtcgcttcttgaaggttgatgatgctacTACCTTCATGGATCTTTCTACATTTGTATGCATTCTAATTGATATTGAATCCTacgaggatccggttaatactgagaggggagggggggggggaggggggtgaatcagtattaagaccaattgaaactttaactcaaacaaacttatctcatatctgaaaccatttaacaaatatctcaacttctgtaattagatctaataacctctttatcagatttgcttaacacattagtCAAATCATTTACCAAAACTTTCACCActaaagcaatcatataaacttgatcatttaccaactcattaaccttatcaataagatcaaatactttctcaaacaactacttatcagtaccggtaacctctgataaacttatgataaaacatcataaccggtgtcttagaaataatgcatgaaatgaaatataaacaataacatcacatgaaaaaacattccacacatgaacaccataagtttttgacgtggaaaccaaaatagggaaaaaaaaatggtggtagttggcacccacaaatatttgtactctttcaaagtaccccctgttaggagcttacaatacacccggttaggagcagaccctgttaggagtcacccggttagaggatttgccTTGCAACTCGGTTAAGAGCTtgatgatatgttaggatcaacctcatgagaggatttaacactcttttgagagctaccctgtttggggacttaaatgtttaaggcctgttaggacctacctggttaagggacttaacctgttgcaactgttagggaacaacatcgAAAGAATGATgtgtttacttgcacttctctacttgcttgatcagatccaattatacacaacactctacaactcttaggCAGATATCACACTttacttggatggcttaacacaatctctaagaccaccgacacaatgaccatcaactgtgtcatcctaaatagccatctcaactaggtcggccacaaaacctaattacattgtgaatttacaattagatcacCAGAGATCATCATAAATcgttatatagatcattacaacaaattacaatgcaatatcaaccattggttgatcataactcatcacggaAATCCagtctgtatcctcaaaacactttactaagcgttttgctgattcccaagaaaatattccttgaatTGCACCAAAACAACTTTCAAATCTTTCACACAGGTTGTGTCATGCTACCAACTTCTTGTAGACTCACcgtcgatcaccatcataacaaaaatcattaccggtttgatgatttcttcaccggtctttaaaccctactaaaaccttagcaaaacttcatcagaaatttgaaacacgccttccggTAATCTCCACAAGTTTTGGTTCTAGGCAGATACTtttttccatgatacaagttcatcatctaaaccacaaatcaccaatcatcaccgatcaatcaatccaatcaaaacaactttgctttaccggttaaaggcctatttcacagactttagctctATGTTGGTAGCAAAGTCttctagtaaaccaaatcacttagatgacaaaacaaaacatcagttgacatcagttgccaacaatgacaacacaaataactgatcatgtcatctattcatagaatctcaatctcttcatcacaaatagacttatatcctttactggtgcagtcaaccatcttcaactgcatcacctcatctatattagttatgccaaatgccaacaatttccccctttggcattgatggcaacactaatcagaTATACAATTAGAATAACATCATCATTTGCAACTAGCTTGTCCATATCACATCATCCgtcggttctcctccttttgtcatctcccccttaatcaatgcttctctcaatctaatcatttgatcttcaacttctcccatatatgccatatctgatttctattcatttattctcccctttgacaacaatgccaaagatgtaaatgcatcacttgtcttcaattttgttgTTGCCTCTTCCATCAACTCTGCTACTCAAATCAGAAAATTATAATAGAGCATTGAATCATAACTTTTAATCAAACTTGCTCCCCTAAAGGAGTAGCATGTACCtccatcaatccttagtgaaaaataaacatgaaatccataggattgatggatctccatcatatTAGTTCTTCcaatgtaggggtctaacccctagtttacctctaagaaactcaaaggtatcctttggtaagggcttagtaaagatatcaattaactgatctttactcttcacatattccatcttcacctccttttcttgaactctttcccttaggaagtgatacttcaattcaatgtgcttggttctagcatgaagtacaagattcttagaaatgttgattgcacttgtattatcacaatagatagtaatcggTTCTGACATacctatcttgaatccttctagcacatgtctcatccatattgcctatgtgcaattcatggatgcagctacatactcagcttcaattgTAGAttaagaaacacaagtttgtttattgctcatccatgccactaatcttcctccatgTAGAAAAGCTCCACCGTTTGTGttttttcgatcatccacattacctatgcaatcagcatcagtaaagacatccaaagtaaaatctcctttatagggatagcataaaccatagtctattgtgcctttgagataccaaaaaattacaAGTTGTGTAGTTCATGTATCAATAATAGAGACACTTCATCATCTCATAACCTCAATTTTACATCACAATATTACTTGAGCTTATGCTTCCAAATCAATTCATATGCGATAGTATGAACACACACAAAACCACATGGGGACCTCTTACAAACACATGTTCACATAATGACTAGCTAAAGCACACACCACACATGCGCAATGTGGCTAGTTCACTCATACATCACATATACTTAGCACATGACTAATTCATGCATACCTCATAGAAACACATAGTAACTAATTCATGATACGTGACATGTACATAGTGTGACTAGCTCATATAAATGTCACAAATACACTTAATGATGAGCAACATGCATCACATACACATTTTGACTAATTCACACATATACACAATATGATTAACTTGTGCATGTATCATATATACATATTGTGGCTAGCTCAAACATGTCAGATAAACACAATGTGATTGGCTTATGCATACATCATAGGTactatagtcacacaaatctgtccagcttaattaaataaataattgctatttatttgattaaaaatacactagccatgagttaattaatttatatttaattaattcatcttcaaacattctcctattaattaaataaattattcaatttatattaattcattcattaaaccaagttcacaaatcaattaaataaataaaatctatttatttaattaaatccattttcctcttttaaataaattaaattaaacatttatttaaatcattatcccccccacttgcattttcctacaaaatgcaacttgcacacatttattgaaataaatgaatttttattttaaataaaatcctattttccctcacccaccaaatccaattgcattcctaaaccctcttctagattcttctagcccccttcctaattagcctaatccattccctaattattgtcacattcctaagcaactttaagtcacttctcaaatactccaaagtctttgaaaagcatttaatgctttgtgtgttcaacaatttaacctccaaagtcttccaaaaccactaatggctcttacatgaccattaatggctcttacataaccatttatggttatttcaacttgtctccccaagcatttattgctttgaccatgtttatccctcttgcctttgcacaagagtttatccattggataaaagcttttattctttgaataaagagtttatttattcaactaaccttgaccttaactcccaagctcatgtcaagcatttaatgcttattccctctcctctcaacctatctcacattgacacatgtcatcttgggattgggttgaaagccctcacatggatttgaattcattcaatcctgacccttgttgagattgctcaatctcaaccatccattgctccattttcccta is part of the Cryptomeria japonica chromosome 10, Sugi_1.0, whole genome shotgun sequence genome and harbors:
- the LOC131029353 gene encoding subtilisin-like protease SBT5.3 isoform X1, whose protein sequence is MERQVMILFVLVTVAFSLTEASGKTKSYVVYMGGHFKERLTPHLAADSHYEFLSSVLGSKEAAKESIFYSYYKTLNGFAAKLQEDHALAISKLPGVISVVPNSLRKLQTTHSWGFLGLEDANQQIPPQSLWNKTKFGQDVIIANLDSGVWPESESFSDKGFGPIPSRWKGICQNSFGFTCNRKLIGARYFHKGFEAENGPLDLSEGGQQLSARDTHGHGSHTLSTAGGNFVEKANVFGYGQGIAKGGAPAARVAAYKVCWQRNSSSTDSRCYDADILAAFDQGIYDGVDVFSISLGGVQGALLALSDAISIGSLHAVQKGRVVVCSAGNSGPSPGTVMNVAPWVITVGASTTDRQFTSVSFLGNKENYTGQSLSQFPLAKRQMYPLVSSVDVRSSGVNESAGVSCYLGALDPQKVKGKIIACQMGGNKNVEKGEEVRRAGGVGMILYNDLGESDSFLANAHVIPATELKQVDGMKVLDYINSTKSPVAYISPVKTTFDTTFDSEPAPVMASFTSLGPTISMPGLLKPDIAAPGVNILAAWSGEASPTNFAFDHRKTDFNIISGTSMACPHVAGIAALLRAAYPHWSPAAISSAIMTSATIMDNTKGAQNSLWNPGPFAFGAGHINPNRAGDPGLIYDMSMNDYFTVLCNLGWHSDMLKNLTGTAFSCPADDALDNLNYPSITALSVDGPRTVKRTVTYVSEGPETFKVEVESPPEVSMTVKPDSLNFTKTGEKKSFEVVFQPKPGFDSTFGFGSLTWKSAKHVARSPIVVCSDICF
- the LOC131029353 gene encoding subtilisin-like protease SBT5.3 isoform X2; this translates as MGGHFKERLTPHLAADSHYEFLSSVLGSKEAAKESIFYSYYKTLNGFAAKLQEDHALAISKLPGVISVVPNSLRKLQTTHSWGFLGLEDANQQIPPQSLWNKTKFGQDVIIANLDSGVWPESESFSDKGFGPIPSRWKGICQNSFGFTCNRKLIGARYFHKGFEAENGPLDLSEGGQQLSARDTHGHGSHTLSTAGGNFVEKANVFGYGQGIAKGGAPAARVAAYKVCWQRNSSSTDSRCYDADILAAFDQGIYDGVDVFSISLGGVQGALLALSDAISIGSLHAVQKGRVVVCSAGNSGPSPGTVMNVAPWVITVGASTTDRQFTSVSFLGNKENYTGQSLSQFPLAKRQMYPLVSSVDVRSSGVNESAGVSCYLGALDPQKVKGKIIACQMGGNKNVEKGEEVRRAGGVGMILYNDLGESDSFLANAHVIPATELKQVDGMKVLDYINSTKSPVAYISPVKTTFDTTFDSEPAPVMASFTSLGPTISMPGLLKPDIAAPGVNILAAWSGEASPTNFAFDHRKTDFNIISGTSMACPHVAGIAALLRAAYPHWSPAAISSAIMTSATIMDNTKGAQNSLWNPGPFAFGAGHINPNRAGDPGLIYDMSMNDYFTVLCNLGWHSDMLKNLTGTAFSCPADDALDNLNYPSITALSVDGPRTVKRTVTYVSEGPETFKVEVESPPEVSMTVKPDSLNFTKTGEKKSFEVVFQPKPGFDSTFGFGSLTWKSAKHVARSPIVVCSDICF